Sequence from the Lacerta agilis isolate rLacAgi1 chromosome 6, rLacAgi1.pri, whole genome shotgun sequence genome:
ttgatgtgctttcaaactgctaggttggtaggagctgggacagagcaacgggagttcacccagTCGCAGGGTTTCAAACTgcagaccttccgatcagcaagccctaggcctaggctctgtggtttagaccacagctccacacGCATCCCATACCAtattccccccttaaaaataataaccttTGCTGATTTTGTGGAAAGGTTTGTTGTACATTTGCCAGCAATCATTCCCCGCACCTTTGGCTCTTTCATGCAtggctctttcttttctttcctgttaTCCCTTGTACTGTCATGTTTGAGATTGCAGACACCTATACTTTTGTTGTTCCTTATTTTACTCTGTAAACACACCATGTACATTGATCTCACTGCATACATGAATGACAATAGTAATCAGGCACAAGAGCTGAACTGGCCACTCATTCAAAAAATAAAGGTAAGGCTCATGTTTACAGCTGGGTATCTTAGCACTTGAAACTGACAATACAACCATGTTCCTTTGCTGAGCAACTGAAACTCCTACACTGCAACAATATAAAAGTGATCAAACGACAATCATATGTACCAGAAGCAAATGAGGAAGAAAAAtagcatattttctttcaaagtgaAAGGTTGATGATAGGGAAACATTTTTTACATTATTTACCATAGAAAACAGCAGAACATTCAAGTAAGGCTGTGCCTATTACTGGCATTTGGGACTTGAGAACACTGACGGTAAGTACAGCTCAGTTATTAAATCTTAAGAATGTAACAGATTATGCTTAGCTTCTGCAATGCAAAGCATATCTTATCTCATTTCTGGGAAGGAAGCAATGCTTTTATTGCATGATTTTACCATTTTGTGGCTATTTCTGAAGAGCAGGCTACGGCTAATCccatgtttgcattttaaaaagaaggaaaaaaatagtTGGGTGGTTTCAGGTTGCACAGAGTGGAATAGGCTATTTACCCGGTAATCCTTTGTTGCTCAAAATcaccagcccagcctttctcacacaagagggggtgggggaaggatacAATATCCCCCATATTTTCCCTATGAATCCCACAAACATAAGCAAATGTAACCTGTCTTGCATCAAAAGGCGCAATCTGGCAAGTCAAATTGCTAGAAAGAACTAATTTCTCTGCAGGAGAAGCTGTAAACGGCTTTTTACCACTTATTAGAGCAAAAATATGTGCACAATAGTGAGAAGCAAGGACAGAGGTACACACTGAAAACTAATCCACCATTTCGGATGCTTCCGCTATTCTCTGTCTGTTGAAGCAGAGGCCCCAAGCATCACTAATCCCTTTCTGCTCACCAAGATGGGCAGCAATGCCACCTCCATTTGGGGAATAAGGATGCACTGGACTCCATGATAAAACAAGAACTTTAGCTGAAAATATAGTACAAACGATTCTTATGAAGCACCAGCACTGCCAGAAAGCACAGCCCCATCCCAGAGCCCCAACCGGGTGGGGAAAGGTAGGAACTTTAAACTGCTGCTCCACCAGCACGGAGTATGCCTGACTGCTTTCTATAACAGAAAATGCCTACCTATTATTGCAGAATGAATTTAACAATTTTAGATGCTGGAAAAGTGTGCCTCAGATATAAAATATCTGGAAGAGCTTCTGCAATATGAAAAACTCTGGCATTTAAAGCTGAGTTCCGTTGAATATGTGCAGAGTTCTTTTTCCTTCACTGGGAGACAATTTTTCAAATGAGTAACAAAGTGTCCCTGAATGCCCTTCATTTAGGAAAGAAGTGCTTCGTTTATCCGAAGACTATCTACATATACCATCAAATCTGTAATTCAGTACTACACCATGTCATCCTACCAAAGGTGACAGGGGCTCCACAACACATCAGAGTGTGACATTCCGGGGTGTGAGCGGCAAGAGTCCTGGGCAAGAACGCTGGGACTGGGGTACGGGTGCTGGTGCTTGTAGCAGAGGCAGTCCGAGTAGCCGAAGTGAAGTCCAACGGAGAGAGCGGGGGCAAGAGGCAGTCCAATTGGTGGGCCCATggtcaggaagcagcagcaagtcAAACAAGGGTCGGAGGCAAGAGGAAGCCCAGAAGCGTACCAAGAGTCAAGGTGGGTGAGAAGTCCAGCCAGGCAAGGTCACGATGCAGAGTCACAGGAGCAGGCTACAGCTCAACAAAAGACCATAATACAATCAGTATTACAAAAAGAGGCGTCAGTGTCATGTTCCATTTTAGACCTCAGCTACATCAATTATCGAGCTAATGGAGAGTTGGAAGAGGGAAGTCAGATATCTATATATAACATACCGGTAGATTCTTTTACGGAATGGAACGGATAAAATGAATTAGATATTATTTGAATGTGTATTATTATCAATAAATCTTCATTTTCTGTAATTTTTGAAATTGTAAAAATACAGAAACTAGGTATATTCATAAAATCTATAAGAATTATAAGAAGGCTGTAAAGCTTTATTTTTTGTTAGGatgttttgactaaacatcagtaTGAATAACTGTAagcatgtttgcattttttttgttccccccccctttttttctttggtATGTACGATTTTCTCTTGATGTtgttgaaaaattaataaaaattactttttttaaaaaaagaccacgttgctgtggcaaagaccAAAGGTGAAAtgcaggcctgatccagcccccCTGGGCTTGCTCCCAGCTGCAGTGTATCTTGTCACCTGACCATGCTTGCTAGCCTGCACCTGATTCATATAAGGTTGGCACAGCCAGGGCCTGGCTCCCAAACCCTCAGAGTGCTCAGAGCCTGCTTCCTGCAAAACCTCTGTGCTCATTACAGGCAGCAGGCAGCGAGAGGCCCAAGTATTCCTTGGCCTTGTTAGGACAACTGCTGGGAAGACGACAAAAACATGCAGGTTGTTGCACTGAATGCCCCTTGAAAATGATGCCACATACCTCTGTGGTCTTCTATGAGCTCATATATGCACTATACCAGACAAAGGAACAGCTCAGCTGCCATTTTTCTGGCACCATAGCCAATTCCAGCAACTAGCCCAAAGGGTACAATTctggtccaggggtcagcaaacttttttttgggaGGGCCCCAGACCTTGTGGCGGCCTGGACTGCACGCACACGCATGGtggagggggcttctctctccccctctctcccccagcccctcccctccccctgccaaccTATGCTGCTGTCGGCGCTGCGCTCTCCCAACTgcggctcctgtgcctgcccttgtgaGCGGCAGAGGCTGTTGGCGGCAGCGGAGGGATGAGCAGCCCAAAAGGgctggctggctccggagaggtgCTGCacaaaatggcgctcagccagctcagcccagcccccttcctccactatgcagggtggggagaagggtggggagaagccaggaggagcgagggaggaggcgccgcagtgtgtgtgtgggggggcaatTGCACCAAAAAAAATGGTGGTGCTAAAAAAAATTAAcgaaaaaaattaacaaacagaACCGCTGATCCACGGAACAGCCGTGGGCTGGATTCTGAGGGCAgctgggccggatctggcccgcggaccgtagtttgccaacccctgttggCTTTCTTAGGGTGGCAACCCTAGTGGCTTTCTTAGGATATATGTATACTGTATTACAAATGTAAATTACTTTGCCTTCCATGGCTTCCAACCATGGAACTTTGGAAATCATGATTCTTGGTTCTCTAATAAGAAATCCTAAGTAAAGAAAGAAGTTTTGCTCCTATAGTTCACATACAGAAGCCCTGACAACTAACCCAGTTCATATCTGGCTTAAATTTGTAATACACATACAACTTTATCTTCAAAGCTTCCaaataagggggggaaataactaaccaggaatttattttttgtgtgtttcaGGATTGTCCAAGTTACAGGAGCAATATTTCCATACACTATGAACCTAGAAACAGAAACATTTTGCCAAGAATACCTAGCACATAAAGGTACAGTAGTAAAACCATATTACTGGCTAACAGTGAGCCAAAACTGTGTCAAGTGCCCTTATCACATACAAACAGGTGAAGAAGCAAGAGTTCCTTATGTAGAATTTCATAAGGCCTTTGGATTCCCATACAGATCAATGCCTTCCCATAATAAACACCTTCTATTTTATGAATTGAGGCATTCATCAGGGAAATTAATTCAAAAAGGCCATGCTACAAATTGCACAGAGTACAACATTCATCCAGAATCAATGTTATTTGAAATAGGTGGTTATCTAGATTCAGTTGTGCACAATTATGAGAATGCTGGATACATAATTATTTATTCAAACTACTCACCTTGTAACGAGGCTGAGCATGGCTGCATAAGCAAAATGTACAACTTCCTGATGAAGTATCAAGACATTACActctgcatttattttgcacAGCTGTACCACACAGAGGAGGATTTCCCAGTATCCACATGGAACTGTGAAGCTTTGCAAAGCCTGGCTAGCATGTGGCCTCAGGTGACATTGAGCCCACTGTGTGGTGGACTTTGGCATTCCCTCCTAAACAGTTTTGTGACTAATATACCACACCAAAGTCTCTATCATCCAATTTTGCCTGCAAGAGTATGGGCTGATAGACAAAATGCACAACAAATTAGCAGCATTACAGGAATGAAATTTCCTTTTATGAAGACCCTGCCTCAGCCAGACTATGGACACTCAACTGTTCTGCCATCTCTGCAAAAGTACTTTTTGCCCAGTTCACACTCTCAGCATCCAGCACCAATGATGAATGGTAGATTGCCCCCTCTGAGGATACCACCCCTCCATTCAACACCTCCCATTGATGTTTTTCCCAGTTTTAGAAAGCAGCCACTATACCCCCAACCTAAAAATATTGTCAGACACTTAAAAATGCCAGATAAGTCATTAAGCAAAGCTAAACGTTTGCAAGTAATTCCAAACGGAAGATCTGTTTACACGGAAAGAATTACTGAACGAGTTTAAAGTATCAAGTCTAAAGAGCATGAACTGCACAGAAACAGGATCCAATCCACCTCATTCAAAAACTGAATGCAGGGCTGACAATTCACTAGGCATGTAAGCAGCTCAAATGGCTATACACATTTTTCATATGTACTGTGGCTATTATGCCAGCACAGGAAACACCAACTTCAAGCAGCTGAGTGAAGAGACTAAGGCAATCTTGCTGGTCAGTGTGCCTACTGGACAGTGTCATCCTCCATTTTCTGTTAGAGTATTAAGACAGCTTTTCATCTTAAGGATCTTTCCTTTGTTATAATTATTTTGTGCTGATTTGTTGTCATTCTTCTATGCAGTTTTGGCTGTAAACTTGTACCTGCCAACAGAAaactgggatataaatgtaataaaataaatccagTCATCAAACATGCTGCATGTAAAAGACTAATATTCaattcttttatcctctccagaAAATACCTTAAAGTCAGCCAAGACATCATCAGAGTTATTTGGAAATTCAATTTCTTTTTGCTACACCTTGCTTTTTTACTTTTTAGTGGATATCACAGGTATCAAAATTCCCTGTGAAATTATTAAAAGTACTTGCAAGCATAATGGTTCGGAGTGGGTGGATACCTATTCCTGGGATAAACTTGCATCTGATGAAGTTGAATCTAGTCCAGTTGTTGACAAACTACGGCCCATGGGCTGTATCAGGCCCGCGAAGGTCATTAACCCGGCCCGGCTGCTGTCTGAGCTCCCtggaaaaagacaaaaaagagggAAGCCACTGTGCGTTCTTGCGTGAGGTCCTCCTTAAGGAGGTGcagcaggaggaaaaggaggtgGAGGTGTCGCTGGCGGGAAAAGAGGCACCATCCAGGGCGGGTGAGGGGGCGAgagatttatgggggggggaagagagagggtggggagaacagGTAGCTCTCCCCGCTGGCTGAGCAGTGGCGATCTGGCCTCAGCTGCCGGCGGgagggcccccatcccacccccgaaGCACGGAAGAGGtgccagcagcaggaggcccaacAGGCCGCAATGCAGCACCAAACCCAGGCGAGGACCCTCCCCATCGAAACAATGACTatgaaattttttaattttaatttttatcatttaCAATACTTCCTGGCCTTCCTGGTGTGCTTGCAAGGAATGGgtccttttaaaatgcatctgtgggttatttgtggggtctgcctggtgtgcataggaatttgttcatttcacccccttcaaaatatagtccgcccccccacaaggtctaagggacagtggaccagccccctgttgaaaaagtttgctgacccctgatctagtccatgaAAGTGTATGCTGCAACAAATCTGTTGCACACAatcctgaaggcagtcctgtatagggaagtttttaatgtttgatgttttattatgcttttatatacgtcataagctgcccagagtggctggggcaacccagtcaggtgggcagggtacaaaatataaaattatattattattattattattattattattattattatctattcaGAAGTCCCCAAAGATATAAATGAggcctactcccaggtaaacaggTATTTCCTATCGCTGGCTTGATTATTCTcgtgagactcttgagagtcccatggactgcaagaaaatcaaacccctccattctgaaggaaatcacccctgagtgctcactgagtGCTTCAGATCCTGacgctgaggctccaatactttggccacctcatgagaagagaagactccctggaaaagaccctgatgttgggaaagatggagggcacaaggagaaggggacgacagaggatgagatggttggacagtgttctcgaagctactaacatgagtttggcaaaactgcgggaggcagtggaggataggggtgcctggcgtgctctggtccatggggtcacgaagagtcggacacgaccgaacgactcaacaacaaaaCTTTGATAAAGAACTTAAATTTGGGGGTATGCactggctgttgtttttaaaaacgaTGCGTCCACCTCAAAACCTTAGGGATGCGGTGGAAGAGAAATCCGAATTAGAAGGGGAAAGTTGTACCACCAAAAAAAACAGAAGATACAAAAGTCTAACAATTTTGTTTTACGAGCACTGGCCTAACTAAGCAAAAATCAGAGCTAACCGCCCTCTCACTCCGAGCAGCCATGGGGCTTCTTTCAAGCCCAACAATCCCCCTGCTCACCAGCGAGGCGGCATTTGGGCCCCCGGCTAATCCCAGGCCCATCCGTTGCTATAGAAACCAGCCAAAGAACACGTGTCAGCCAATCTCTCTCAATTACCGCCCACAGCTTTACGCCCCACCCTGCCGCGCGCGCAGTTCTGCGCATGTGCTCGTtgacgtggggggggggcgagagggaAATGCCTGCTTTACGCATGCTCATTAGAATGGGTGGCGCGCGCATGCGCAAGGCCAGCGAGCATAAAAGACTTAAAACCCAgcgcttcttgttgttgtttattaatcagaagggcttgaaaggtcactctctcacacaagcttaaaaaaaaagcgCAGGAGGAGAAATTACGTAACGGCGGTTAACCAGGTGTTGATTGCCCGCATGCGCAGAGCAGAGGAGAGGTGAGGGGGTGAAACCACCCGCGCATGCGTGGTGTCGGTTTtggctgccgctccctccgtgaCGCGAGTCCTTCCGCCGTCTGGAGGGGGCGGAGTCtcgcctcttgctgctgctgccgccgccgccttcctTTGACAGAGCGAGTCAGGCGGGGCGCAGCCATGGCGAAGCACACGGTCTCCTCCGCGCGCTTCCGCCGGGTGGACGTGGACGAGTACGACGAGAACAAGTTCGTGGACGAGGAGGACGGCGGCGACGGCCAGGTGGGCCCCGACGAGGGCGAGGTGGACTCGTGCCTGAGGCAATATCCTTCGGCTCCCTCCGGTTCTCTGAGGGAACCAAAAAACAGAAGCTACCCGCGgggttcggggggggggtcctctctcCGTTCCCATGGAGGGCGGGCTGAGGAGGTTCCTCTCCTGGCGCTGGTTCTCTAATGGGAGGCCATTGGGCACCGTGACAGGCGCCGCGCCTCCCCTGCCATCTCCGTCCAGCCGCTTAGAACCACACAGCTGGATGGGACctccgggggtcatctagcccaaccccctgcagtgctgggATCTTTTCGCCCAACGTGGGCCTCGAACCCCCGGCTACTTGAGGTTCTACTGCTGTAGGCGAGG
This genomic interval carries:
- the APOBEC4 gene encoding putative C->U-editing enzyme APOBEC-4, with amino-acid sequence MNLETETFCQEYLAHKGTVVKPYYWLTVSQNCVKCPYHIQTGEEARVPYVEFHKAFGFPYRSMPSHNKHLLFYELRHSSGKLIQKGHATNCTEYNIHPESMLFEIGGYLDSVVHNYENAGYIIIYSNYSPCNEAEHGCISKMYNFLMKYQDITLCIYFAQLYHTEEDFPVSTWNCEALQSLASMWPQVTLSPLCGGLWHSLLNSFVTNIPHQSLYHPILPARVWADRQNAQQISSITGMKFPFMKTLPQPDYGHSTVLPSLQKYFLPSSHSQHPAPMMNGRLPPLRIPPLHSTPPIDVFPSFRKQPLYPQPKNIVRHLKMPDKSLSKAKRLQVIPNGRSVYTERITERV